The following are encoded together in the Pan troglodytes isolate AG18354 chromosome 6, NHGRI_mPanTro3-v2.0_pri, whole genome shotgun sequence genome:
- the IQCE gene encoding IQ domain-containing protein E isoform X12 → MVGSPAGAVELQCLPLFLQGDDSLSAVTFDSDVETKAKRKAFHKPPPTSPKSPYLSKPRKVASWRSLRTAGSMPLGGRASLTPQKLWLGTAKPGSLTQALNSPLTWEHAWTGVPGGTPDCLTDTFRVKRPHLRRSASNGHVPGTPVYREKEDMYDEIIELKKSLHVQKSDVDLMRTKLRRLEEENSRKDRQIEQLLDPSRGTDFVRTLAEKRPDASWVINGLKQRILKLEQQCKEKDGTISKLQTDMKTTNLEEMRIAMETYYEEVHRLQTLLASSETTGKKPLGEKKTGAKRQKKMGSALLSLSRSVQELTEENQSLKEDLDRVLSTSPTISKTQGYVEWSKPRLLRRIVELEKKLSVMESSKSHAAEPVRSHPPACPASSSALHRQPRGDCNKDHERLRGAVRDLKEERTALQEQLLQRGLEVKQLLQAKADLEKELERAREGEEERREREEVLREEIQTLTSKLQELEEMKKEEKEDCPEVPHKAQELPAPTPSSRHCEQDWPPDSSEEGLPRPRSPCSDGRRDAAARVLQAQWKVYKHKKKKAVLDEAAVVLQAAFRGHLTRTKLLASKAHGSEPPSVPGLPDQSSPVPRVPSPIAQAAGSPVQEEAIVIIQSALRAHLARARHSATSKRTTTAASTRRRSASATHGDASSPPFLAALPDPSPSGPQAVAPPPGDDVNSDDSDDIVIAPSLPTKNFPV, encoded by the exons AGTCACCTTATCTCTCTAAGCCGAGAAAAGTGGCCTCCTGGAGGTCCCTCAGGACGGCAGGGAGCATGCCTCTGGGCGGCCGAGCGTCCCTGACCCCGCAGAAGCTGTGGCTGGGAACCGCAAAGCCAG GAAGTCTGACCCAGGCCCTGAACTCACCCCTCACCTGGGAGCATGCGTGGACCGGCGTCCCCGGCGGCACTCCCGACTGTCTGACAGACACCTTCAGAGTGAAGAGGCCACATCTCAGGCGCTCTGCCAGCAACG GTCATGTCCCTGGGACTCCTGtctacagagaaaaagaagatatgTATGACGAGATTATTGAGTTAAAGAAG TCATTGCACGTGCAGAAGAGCGACGTGGACCTGATGAGAACGAAGCTCCGGCGCCTGGAGGAGGAAAACAGCAGGAAGGACCGGCAGATAGAGCAGCTCCTGGATCCCAGCCGC GGCACGGATTTTGTTCGGACTCTGGCAGAGAAAAGGCCCGATGCCAGTTGG GTCATTAACGGGCTGAAGCAGAGGATCCTGAAGCTGGAACAGCAGTGCAAGGAGAAGGACGGCACCATCAG CAAACTTCAGACCGATATGAAGACTACCAACCTGGAAGAGATGCGGATCGCCATGGAGACATACTACGAGGAG GTGCATCGTCTCCAGACCCTCTTGGCAAGTTCTGAAACCACCGGAAAGAA GCCCCTGGGGGAGAAGAAGACAGGCGCCAAAAGGCAGAAGAAGATGGGCAGTGCCCTCCTGAGCTTGTCCCGGAGTGTCCAGGAGCTCACGGAAGAGAACCAGAGCCTGAAGGAGGACCTGGACCGCGTGCTGAGCACCTCCCCAACCATCTCCAAGACACAGG GTTATGTGGAGTGGAGCAAGCCCCGGCTGCTGAGGCGCATTGTGGAGCTGGAGAAG AAACTAAGTGTGATGGAGAGCTCAAAATCACACGCCGCAGAGCCAGTCAGATCACACCCGCCAGCCTGCCCTGCATCCAGCTCTGCGCTGCACAGACAGCCACGAGGGGACTGCAACAAGGACCACGAGCGTCTCCGAGGGGCTGTGAGAGACCTGAAGGAAGAGCGGACCGCGCTGCAGGAGCAGCTGCTGCAGAGAGG TTTGGAGGTGAAGCAGCTCCTGCAGGCGAAGGCCGACCTGGAGAAGGAGCTGGAGCGTGCGAGGGAGGgcgaggaggagaggagagagcgAGAGGAGGTTTTGAG AGAGGAGATTCAGACGCTTACCAGCAAGCTCCAAGAAttggaagaaatgaagaaagaagagaaagaggattgCCCGGAAGTTCCTCATAAG GCCCAAGAGCTCCCAGCTCCCACTCCCAGCAGCAGGCACTGCGAGCAAGACTGGCCACCGGATTCCAGCGAGGAGGGGCTCCCGCGGCCCCGCTCCCCCTGCTCTGATGGGAGAAGAGACGCCGCGGCCAGAGTCCTGCAGGCCCAGTGGAAGGTGTACAAGCACAAG aaaaaaaaggcTGTTCTGGATGAG GCGGCTGTGGTGCTTCAGGCAGCTTTCAGGGGACATCTCACGCGGACAAAGCTCTTAGCAAGCAAAGCACATGGCTCAGAGCCACCCAGCGTGCCAGGCCTCCCAGACCAG AGCTCTCCTGTGCCCCGCGTTCCGAGCCCCATCGCCCAGGCCGCGGGCAGCCCTGTGCAGGAGGAGGCCATCGTCATCATCCAGTCCGCTCTGCGGGCACACCTGGCCCGGGCCAGGCACAG tgCTACCAGTAAAAGAACCACCACCGCAGCTTCTACCAGGAGGAGATCGGCTTCAGCCACACACGGGGAcgcctcctccccacccttcctCGCAGCTCTTCCTG ACCCCTCTCCCTCAGGGCCACAGGCCGTGGCACCTCCACCTGGGGATGACGTCAACTCCGATGATTCCGACGATATTGTCATTGCACCGTCTCTGCCCACGAAGAACTTTCCAGTTTAG
- the IQCE gene encoding IQ domain-containing protein E isoform X7, whose amino-acid sequence MFLGTGEPALDTGDDSLSAVTFDSDVETKAKRKAFHKPPPTSPKSPYLSKPRKVASWRSLRTAGSMPLGGRASLTPQKLWLGTAKPGSLTQALNSPLTWEHAWTGVPGGTPDCLTDTFRVKRPHLRRSASNGHVPGTPVYREKEDMYDEIIELKKSLHVQKSDVDLMRTKLRRLEEENSRKDRQIEQLLDPSRGTDFVRTLAEKRPDASWVINGLKQRILKLEQQCKEKDGTISKLQTDMKTTNLEEMRIAMETYYEEVHRLQTLLASSETTGKKPLGEKKTGAKRQKKMGSALLSLSRSVQELTEENQSLKEDLDRVLSTSPTISKTQGYVEWSKPRLLRRIVELEKKLSVMESSKSHAAEPVRSHPPACPASSSALHRQPRGDCNKDHERLRGAVRDLKEERTALQEQLLQRGLEVKQLLQAKADLEKELERAREGEEERREREEVLREEIQTLTSKLQELEEMKKEEKEDCPEVPHKAQELPAPTPSSRHCEQDWPPDSSEEGLPRPRSPCSDGRRDAAARVLQAQWKVYKHKAAVVLQAAFRGHLTRTKLLASKAHGSEPPSVPGLPDQSSPVPRVPSPIAQAAGSPVQEEAIVIIQSALRAHLARARHSATSKRTTTAASTRRRSASATHGDASSPPFLAALPDPSPSGPQAVAPPPGDDVNSDDSDDIVIAPSLPTKNFPV is encoded by the exons AGTCACCTTATCTCTCTAAGCCGAGAAAAGTGGCCTCCTGGAGGTCCCTCAGGACGGCAGGGAGCATGCCTCTGGGCGGCCGAGCGTCCCTGACCCCGCAGAAGCTGTGGCTGGGAACCGCAAAGCCAG GAAGTCTGACCCAGGCCCTGAACTCACCCCTCACCTGGGAGCATGCGTGGACCGGCGTCCCCGGCGGCACTCCCGACTGTCTGACAGACACCTTCAGAGTGAAGAGGCCACATCTCAGGCGCTCTGCCAGCAACG GTCATGTCCCTGGGACTCCTGtctacagagaaaaagaagatatgTATGACGAGATTATTGAGTTAAAGAAG TCATTGCACGTGCAGAAGAGCGACGTGGACCTGATGAGAACGAAGCTCCGGCGCCTGGAGGAGGAAAACAGCAGGAAGGACCGGCAGATAGAGCAGCTCCTGGATCCCAGCCGC GGCACGGATTTTGTTCGGACTCTGGCAGAGAAAAGGCCCGATGCCAGTTGG GTCATTAACGGGCTGAAGCAGAGGATCCTGAAGCTGGAACAGCAGTGCAAGGAGAAGGACGGCACCATCAG CAAACTTCAGACCGATATGAAGACTACCAACCTGGAAGAGATGCGGATCGCCATGGAGACATACTACGAGGAG GTGCATCGTCTCCAGACCCTCTTGGCAAGTTCTGAAACCACCGGAAAGAA GCCCCTGGGGGAGAAGAAGACAGGCGCCAAAAGGCAGAAGAAGATGGGCAGTGCCCTCCTGAGCTTGTCCCGGAGTGTCCAGGAGCTCACGGAAGAGAACCAGAGCCTGAAGGAGGACCTGGACCGCGTGCTGAGCACCTCCCCAACCATCTCCAAGACACAGG GTTATGTGGAGTGGAGCAAGCCCCGGCTGCTGAGGCGCATTGTGGAGCTGGAGAAG AAACTAAGTGTGATGGAGAGCTCAAAATCACACGCCGCAGAGCCAGTCAGATCACACCCGCCAGCCTGCCCTGCATCCAGCTCTGCGCTGCACAGACAGCCACGAGGGGACTGCAACAAGGACCACGAGCGTCTCCGAGGGGCTGTGAGAGACCTGAAGGAAGAGCGGACCGCGCTGCAGGAGCAGCTGCTGCAGAGAGG TTTGGAGGTGAAGCAGCTCCTGCAGGCGAAGGCCGACCTGGAGAAGGAGCTGGAGCGTGCGAGGGAGGgcgaggaggagaggagagagcgAGAGGAGGTTTTGAG AGAGGAGATTCAGACGCTTACCAGCAAGCTCCAAGAAttggaagaaatgaagaaagaagagaaagaggattgCCCGGAAGTTCCTCATAAG GCCCAAGAGCTCCCAGCTCCCACTCCCAGCAGCAGGCACTGCGAGCAAGACTGGCCACCGGATTCCAGCGAGGAGGGGCTCCCGCGGCCCCGCTCCCCCTGCTCTGATGGGAGAAGAGACGCCGCGGCCAGAGTCCTGCAGGCCCAGTGGAAGGTGTACAAGCACAAG GCGGCTGTGGTGCTTCAGGCAGCTTTCAGGGGACATCTCACGCGGACAAAGCTCTTAGCAAGCAAAGCACATGGCTCAGAGCCACCCAGCGTGCCAGGCCTCCCAGACCAG AGCTCTCCTGTGCCCCGCGTTCCGAGCCCCATCGCCCAGGCCGCGGGCAGCCCTGTGCAGGAGGAGGCCATCGTCATCATCCAGTCCGCTCTGCGGGCACACCTGGCCCGGGCCAGGCACAG tgCTACCAGTAAAAGAACCACCACCGCAGCTTCTACCAGGAGGAGATCGGCTTCAGCCACACACGGGGAcgcctcctccccacccttcctCGCAGCTCTTCCTG ACCCCTCTCCCTCAGGGCCACAGGCCGTGGCACCTCCACCTGGGGATGACGTCAACTCCGATGATTCCGACGATATTGTCATTGCACCGTCTCTGCCCACGAAGAACTTTCCAGTTTAG
- the IQCE gene encoding IQ domain-containing protein E isoform X16, whose translation MPLGGRASLTPQKLWLGTAKPGSLTQALNSPLTWEHAWTGVPGGTPDCLTDTFRVKRPHLRRSASNGHVPGTPVYREKEDMYDEIIELKKSLHVQKSDVDLMRTKLRRLEEENSRKDRQIEQLLDPSRGTDFVRTLAEKRPDASWVINGLKQRILKLEQQCKEKDGTISKLQTDMKTTNLEEMRIAMETYYEEVHRLQTLLASSETTGKKPLGEKKTGAKRQKKMGSALLSLSRSVQELTEENQSLKEDLDRVLSTSPTISKTQGYVEWSKPRLLRRIVELEKKLSVMESSKSHAAEPVRSHPPACPASSSALHRQPRGDCNKDHERLRGAVRDLKEERTALQEQLLQRGLEVKQLLQAKADLEKELERAREGEEERREREEVLREEIQTLTSKLQELEEMKKEEKEDCPEVPHKAQELPAPTPSSRHCEQDWPPDSSEEGLPRPRSPCSDGRRDAAARVLQAQWKVYKHKKKKAVLDEAAVVLQAAFRGHLTRTKLLASKAHGSEPPSVPGLPDQSSPVPRVPSPIAQAAGSPVQEEAIVIIQSALRAHLARARHSATSKRTTTAASTRRRSASATHGDASSPPFLAALPDPSPSGPQAVAPPPGDDVNSDDSDDIVIAPSLPTKNFPV comes from the exons ATGCCTCTGGGCGGCCGAGCGTCCCTGACCCCGCAGAAGCTGTGGCTGGGAACCGCAAAGCCAG GAAGTCTGACCCAGGCCCTGAACTCACCCCTCACCTGGGAGCATGCGTGGACCGGCGTCCCCGGCGGCACTCCCGACTGTCTGACAGACACCTTCAGAGTGAAGAGGCCACATCTCAGGCGCTCTGCCAGCAACG GTCATGTCCCTGGGACTCCTGtctacagagaaaaagaagatatgTATGACGAGATTATTGAGTTAAAGAAG TCATTGCACGTGCAGAAGAGCGACGTGGACCTGATGAGAACGAAGCTCCGGCGCCTGGAGGAGGAAAACAGCAGGAAGGACCGGCAGATAGAGCAGCTCCTGGATCCCAGCCGC GGCACGGATTTTGTTCGGACTCTGGCAGAGAAAAGGCCCGATGCCAGTTGG GTCATTAACGGGCTGAAGCAGAGGATCCTGAAGCTGGAACAGCAGTGCAAGGAGAAGGACGGCACCATCAG CAAACTTCAGACCGATATGAAGACTACCAACCTGGAAGAGATGCGGATCGCCATGGAGACATACTACGAGGAG GTGCATCGTCTCCAGACCCTCTTGGCAAGTTCTGAAACCACCGGAAAGAA GCCCCTGGGGGAGAAGAAGACAGGCGCCAAAAGGCAGAAGAAGATGGGCAGTGCCCTCCTGAGCTTGTCCCGGAGTGTCCAGGAGCTCACGGAAGAGAACCAGAGCCTGAAGGAGGACCTGGACCGCGTGCTGAGCACCTCCCCAACCATCTCCAAGACACAGG GTTATGTGGAGTGGAGCAAGCCCCGGCTGCTGAGGCGCATTGTGGAGCTGGAGAAG AAACTAAGTGTGATGGAGAGCTCAAAATCACACGCCGCAGAGCCAGTCAGATCACACCCGCCAGCCTGCCCTGCATCCAGCTCTGCGCTGCACAGACAGCCACGAGGGGACTGCAACAAGGACCACGAGCGTCTCCGAGGGGCTGTGAGAGACCTGAAGGAAGAGCGGACCGCGCTGCAGGAGCAGCTGCTGCAGAGAGG TTTGGAGGTGAAGCAGCTCCTGCAGGCGAAGGCCGACCTGGAGAAGGAGCTGGAGCGTGCGAGGGAGGgcgaggaggagaggagagagcgAGAGGAGGTTTTGAG AGAGGAGATTCAGACGCTTACCAGCAAGCTCCAAGAAttggaagaaatgaagaaagaagagaaagaggattgCCCGGAAGTTCCTCATAAG GCCCAAGAGCTCCCAGCTCCCACTCCCAGCAGCAGGCACTGCGAGCAAGACTGGCCACCGGATTCCAGCGAGGAGGGGCTCCCGCGGCCCCGCTCCCCCTGCTCTGATGGGAGAAGAGACGCCGCGGCCAGAGTCCTGCAGGCCCAGTGGAAGGTGTACAAGCACAAG aaaaaaaaggcTGTTCTGGATGAG GCGGCTGTGGTGCTTCAGGCAGCTTTCAGGGGACATCTCACGCGGACAAAGCTCTTAGCAAGCAAAGCACATGGCTCAGAGCCACCCAGCGTGCCAGGCCTCCCAGACCAG AGCTCTCCTGTGCCCCGCGTTCCGAGCCCCATCGCCCAGGCCGCGGGCAGCCCTGTGCAGGAGGAGGCCATCGTCATCATCCAGTCCGCTCTGCGGGCACACCTGGCCCGGGCCAGGCACAG tgCTACCAGTAAAAGAACCACCACCGCAGCTTCTACCAGGAGGAGATCGGCTTCAGCCACACACGGGGAcgcctcctccccacccttcctCGCAGCTCTTCCTG ACCCCTCTCCCTCAGGGCCACAGGCCGTGGCACCTCCACCTGGGGATGACGTCAACTCCGATGATTCCGACGATATTGTCATTGCACCGTCTCTGCCCACGAAGAACTTTCCAGTTTAG
- the IQCE gene encoding IQ domain-containing protein E isoform X13: MPLGGRASLTPQKLWLGTAKPGHVPGTPVYREKEDMYDEIIELKKSLHVQKSDVDLMRTKLRRLEEENSRKDRQIEQLLDPSRGTDFVRTLAEKRPDASWVINGLKQRILKLEQQCKEKDGTISKLQTDMKTTNLEEMRIAMETYYEEVHRLQTLLASSETTGKKPLGEKKTGAKRQKKMGSALLSLSRSVQELTEENQSLKEDLDRVLSTSPTISKTQGYVEWSKPRLLRRIVELEKKLSVMESSKSHAAEPVRSHPPACPASSSALHRQPRGDCNKDHERLRGAVRDLKEERTALQEQLLQRGLEVKQLLQAKADLEKELERAREGEEERREREEVLREEIQTLTSKLQELEEMKKEEKEDCPEVPHKAQELPAPTPSSRHCEQDWPPDSSEEGLPRPRSPCSDGRRDAAARVLQAQWKVYKHKGKILCAVVQMWAVHSDVPVIRPWWSFRAIKCTLINLASTSGEDFAHIHKNTCSEGPSLLTVTLCVSCSLRNFPRHPRKKKAVLDEAAVVLQAAFRGHLTRTKLLASKAHGSEPPSVPGLPDQSSPVPRVPSPIAQAAGSPVQEEAIVIIQSALRAHLARARHSATSKRTTTAASTRRRSASATHGDASSPPFLAALPDPSPSGPQAVAPPPGDDVNSDDSDDIVIAPSLPTKNFPV; encoded by the exons ATGCCTCTGGGCGGCCGAGCGTCCCTGACCCCGCAGAAGCTGTGGCTGGGAACCGCAAAGCCAG GTCATGTCCCTGGGACTCCTGtctacagagaaaaagaagatatgTATGACGAGATTATTGAGTTAAAGAAG TCATTGCACGTGCAGAAGAGCGACGTGGACCTGATGAGAACGAAGCTCCGGCGCCTGGAGGAGGAAAACAGCAGGAAGGACCGGCAGATAGAGCAGCTCCTGGATCCCAGCCGC GGCACGGATTTTGTTCGGACTCTGGCAGAGAAAAGGCCCGATGCCAGTTGG GTCATTAACGGGCTGAAGCAGAGGATCCTGAAGCTGGAACAGCAGTGCAAGGAGAAGGACGGCACCATCAG CAAACTTCAGACCGATATGAAGACTACCAACCTGGAAGAGATGCGGATCGCCATGGAGACATACTACGAGGAG GTGCATCGTCTCCAGACCCTCTTGGCAAGTTCTGAAACCACCGGAAAGAA GCCCCTGGGGGAGAAGAAGACAGGCGCCAAAAGGCAGAAGAAGATGGGCAGTGCCCTCCTGAGCTTGTCCCGGAGTGTCCAGGAGCTCACGGAAGAGAACCAGAGCCTGAAGGAGGACCTGGACCGCGTGCTGAGCACCTCCCCAACCATCTCCAAGACACAGG GTTATGTGGAGTGGAGCAAGCCCCGGCTGCTGAGGCGCATTGTGGAGCTGGAGAAG AAACTAAGTGTGATGGAGAGCTCAAAATCACACGCCGCAGAGCCAGTCAGATCACACCCGCCAGCCTGCCCTGCATCCAGCTCTGCGCTGCACAGACAGCCACGAGGGGACTGCAACAAGGACCACGAGCGTCTCCGAGGGGCTGTGAGAGACCTGAAGGAAGAGCGGACCGCGCTGCAGGAGCAGCTGCTGCAGAGAGG TTTGGAGGTGAAGCAGCTCCTGCAGGCGAAGGCCGACCTGGAGAAGGAGCTGGAGCGTGCGAGGGAGGgcgaggaggagaggagagagcgAGAGGAGGTTTTGAG AGAGGAGATTCAGACGCTTACCAGCAAGCTCCAAGAAttggaagaaatgaagaaagaagagaaagaggattgCCCGGAAGTTCCTCATAAG GCCCAAGAGCTCCCAGCTCCCACTCCCAGCAGCAGGCACTGCGAGCAAGACTGGCCACCGGATTCCAGCGAGGAGGGGCTCCCGCGGCCCCGCTCCCCCTGCTCTGATGGGAGAAGAGACGCCGCGGCCAGAGTCCTGCAGGCCCAGTGGAAGGTGTACAAGCACAAG GGAAAGATCCTGTGTGCAGTAGTACAAATGTGGGCCGTGCACTCTGATGTACCTGTCATCCGGCCGTGGTGGTCATTCCGTGCCATTAAGTGCACATTGATTAACTTGGCATCAACATCCGGGGAGGACTTCGCTCACATCCATAAGAACACGTGCTCCGAGGGACCCTCTCTACTGACTGTGACGCTGTGTGTCAGCTGCAGCCTGAGAAACTTCCCAAGACACCCAAGG aaaaaaaaggcTGTTCTGGATGAG GCGGCTGTGGTGCTTCAGGCAGCTTTCAGGGGACATCTCACGCGGACAAAGCTCTTAGCAAGCAAAGCACATGGCTCAGAGCCACCCAGCGTGCCAGGCCTCCCAGACCAG AGCTCTCCTGTGCCCCGCGTTCCGAGCCCCATCGCCCAGGCCGCGGGCAGCCCTGTGCAGGAGGAGGCCATCGTCATCATCCAGTCCGCTCTGCGGGCACACCTGGCCCGGGCCAGGCACAG tgCTACCAGTAAAAGAACCACCACCGCAGCTTCTACCAGGAGGAGATCGGCTTCAGCCACACACGGGGAcgcctcctccccacccttcctCGCAGCTCTTCCTG ACCCCTCTCCCTCAGGGCCACAGGCCGTGGCACCTCCACCTGGGGATGACGTCAACTCCGATGATTCCGACGATATTGTCATTGCACCGTCTCTGCCCACGAAGAACTTTCCAGTTTAG
- the IQCE gene encoding IQ domain-containing protein E isoform X11, whose product MPLGGRASLTPQKLWLGTAKPGSLTQALNSPLTWEHAWTGVPGGTPDCLTDTFRVKRPHLRRSASNGHVPGTPVYREKEDMYDEIIELKKSLHVQKSDVDLMRTKLRRLEEENSRKDRQIEQLLDPSRGTDFVRTLAEKRPDASWVINGLKQRILKLEQQCKEKDGTISKLQTDMKTTNLEEMRIAMETYYEEVHRLQTLLASSETTGKKPLGEKKTGAKRQKKMGSALLSLSRSVQELTEENQSLKEDLDRVLSTSPTISKTQGYVEWSKPRLLRRIVELEKKLSVMESSKSHAAEPVRSHPPACPASSSALHRQPRGDCNKDHERLRGAVRDLKEERTALQEQLLQRGLEVKQLLQAKADLEKELERAREGEEERREREEVLREEIQTLTSKLQELEEMKKEEKEDCPEVPHKAQELPAPTPSSRHCEQDWPPDSSEEGLPRPRSPCSDGRRDAAARVLQAQWKVYKHKGKILCAVVQMWAVHSDVPVIRPWWSFRAIKCTLINLASTSGEDFAHIHKNTCSEGPSLLTVTLCVSCSLRNFPRHPRKKKAVLDEAAVVLQAAFRGHLTRTKLLASKAHGSEPPSVPGLPDQSSPVPRVPSPIAQAAGSPVQEEAIVIIQSALRAHLARARHSATSKRTTTAASTRRRSASATHGDASSPPFLAALPDPSPSGPQAVAPPPGDDVNSDDSDDIVIAPSLPTKNFPV is encoded by the exons ATGCCTCTGGGCGGCCGAGCGTCCCTGACCCCGCAGAAGCTGTGGCTGGGAACCGCAAAGCCAG GAAGTCTGACCCAGGCCCTGAACTCACCCCTCACCTGGGAGCATGCGTGGACCGGCGTCCCCGGCGGCACTCCCGACTGTCTGACAGACACCTTCAGAGTGAAGAGGCCACATCTCAGGCGCTCTGCCAGCAACG GTCATGTCCCTGGGACTCCTGtctacagagaaaaagaagatatgTATGACGAGATTATTGAGTTAAAGAAG TCATTGCACGTGCAGAAGAGCGACGTGGACCTGATGAGAACGAAGCTCCGGCGCCTGGAGGAGGAAAACAGCAGGAAGGACCGGCAGATAGAGCAGCTCCTGGATCCCAGCCGC GGCACGGATTTTGTTCGGACTCTGGCAGAGAAAAGGCCCGATGCCAGTTGG GTCATTAACGGGCTGAAGCAGAGGATCCTGAAGCTGGAACAGCAGTGCAAGGAGAAGGACGGCACCATCAG CAAACTTCAGACCGATATGAAGACTACCAACCTGGAAGAGATGCGGATCGCCATGGAGACATACTACGAGGAG GTGCATCGTCTCCAGACCCTCTTGGCAAGTTCTGAAACCACCGGAAAGAA GCCCCTGGGGGAGAAGAAGACAGGCGCCAAAAGGCAGAAGAAGATGGGCAGTGCCCTCCTGAGCTTGTCCCGGAGTGTCCAGGAGCTCACGGAAGAGAACCAGAGCCTGAAGGAGGACCTGGACCGCGTGCTGAGCACCTCCCCAACCATCTCCAAGACACAGG GTTATGTGGAGTGGAGCAAGCCCCGGCTGCTGAGGCGCATTGTGGAGCTGGAGAAG AAACTAAGTGTGATGGAGAGCTCAAAATCACACGCCGCAGAGCCAGTCAGATCACACCCGCCAGCCTGCCCTGCATCCAGCTCTGCGCTGCACAGACAGCCACGAGGGGACTGCAACAAGGACCACGAGCGTCTCCGAGGGGCTGTGAGAGACCTGAAGGAAGAGCGGACCGCGCTGCAGGAGCAGCTGCTGCAGAGAGG TTTGGAGGTGAAGCAGCTCCTGCAGGCGAAGGCCGACCTGGAGAAGGAGCTGGAGCGTGCGAGGGAGGgcgaggaggagaggagagagcgAGAGGAGGTTTTGAG AGAGGAGATTCAGACGCTTACCAGCAAGCTCCAAGAAttggaagaaatgaagaaagaagagaaagaggattgCCCGGAAGTTCCTCATAAG GCCCAAGAGCTCCCAGCTCCCACTCCCAGCAGCAGGCACTGCGAGCAAGACTGGCCACCGGATTCCAGCGAGGAGGGGCTCCCGCGGCCCCGCTCCCCCTGCTCTGATGGGAGAAGAGACGCCGCGGCCAGAGTCCTGCAGGCCCAGTGGAAGGTGTACAAGCACAAG GGAAAGATCCTGTGTGCAGTAGTACAAATGTGGGCCGTGCACTCTGATGTACCTGTCATCCGGCCGTGGTGGTCATTCCGTGCCATTAAGTGCACATTGATTAACTTGGCATCAACATCCGGGGAGGACTTCGCTCACATCCATAAGAACACGTGCTCCGAGGGACCCTCTCTACTGACTGTGACGCTGTGTGTCAGCTGCAGCCTGAGAAACTTCCCAAGACACCCAAGG aaaaaaaaggcTGTTCTGGATGAG GCGGCTGTGGTGCTTCAGGCAGCTTTCAGGGGACATCTCACGCGGACAAAGCTCTTAGCAAGCAAAGCACATGGCTCAGAGCCACCCAGCGTGCCAGGCCTCCCAGACCAG AGCTCTCCTGTGCCCCGCGTTCCGAGCCCCATCGCCCAGGCCGCGGGCAGCCCTGTGCAGGAGGAGGCCATCGTCATCATCCAGTCCGCTCTGCGGGCACACCTGGCCCGGGCCAGGCACAG tgCTACCAGTAAAAGAACCACCACCGCAGCTTCTACCAGGAGGAGATCGGCTTCAGCCACACACGGGGAcgcctcctccccacccttcctCGCAGCTCTTCCTG ACCCCTCTCCCTCAGGGCCACAGGCCGTGGCACCTCCACCTGGGGATGACGTCAACTCCGATGATTCCGACGATATTGTCATTGCACCGTCTCTGCCCACGAAGAACTTTCCAGTTTAG